The following are encoded together in the Thiobacillus sp. SCUT-2 genome:
- a CDS encoding Bax inhibitor-1/YccA family protein encodes MNQDVTTFGRSASAALSTSKVVRNTYMLLAMTLAFAALTAGAAMALGLPHPGIILTLVGYYGLLFLTTRFRNSGLGIAFVFGLTGFMGYTLGPIVNAYLALPNGGQVVMMAMGGTALVFLALSAYVMTTRKDFSFMGGFLTVGILVAFLAGLAAIFFHMPGLSLAVSAMFVLLMSGLILFETSNIIHGGETNYIMATVTLFVAIFNLFTSLLQLLGLASND; translated from the coding sequence ATGAACCAGGACGTCACCACCTTTGGCCGCAGTGCCTCTGCGGCCCTGTCGACCAGCAAGGTCGTTCGCAACACCTACATGCTGCTGGCGATGACGCTGGCATTCGCGGCGCTCACCGCCGGTGCGGCAATGGCGCTGGGCCTGCCGCATCCCGGCATCATCCTCACGCTGGTCGGCTACTACGGCCTGCTGTTCCTGACCACCAGGTTCCGCAACAGCGGCCTCGGCATCGCCTTCGTCTTCGGCCTCACCGGCTTCATGGGCTATACGCTCGGCCCCATCGTCAACGCCTACCTCGCGCTGCCGAACGGCGGCCAGGTCGTGATGATGGCGATGGGCGGCACCGCCCTGGTCTTCCTCGCGCTGTCGGCCTACGTCATGACGACGCGCAAGGACTTCAGCTTCATGGGCGGCTTCCTCACGGTCGGCATCCTGGTCGCCTTCCTTGCCGGCCTGGCCGCGATCTTCTTCCATATGCCGGGCCTGTCGCTGGCCGTCTCCGCCATGTTCGTGCTGCTGATGTCCGGCCTGATCCTGTTCGAGACCAGCAACATCATCCACGGCGGCGAGACCAACTACATCATGGCGACGGTGACGCTGTTCGTCGCGATCTTCAACCTCTTCACCAGCCTGCTGCAGCTCCTGGGCCTGGCCAGCAACGATTGA